The following DNA comes from Acidicapsa ligni.
TTCACGCGAGGCCGTACGCGGCAATATTCAGGTAGCAGCTTCACGCCAGTTGCATCCAACTCAAAATCAAGATTCATGAAGGGAAGCTTCCCACGTTGGGCGCTGGCAGGGAAGACCTCATCACTGCACTTATTTTCTAATCCATGCAAATGATCAAAACAAGACAAGTGAGAAATATTAACGTTCTCTCGGCCACCCATTAAAGCTGATAAGTTGCATCGAAGTTATAAGCGAAGGTACGCCAACAAATTTTTCCAACTGAGTGGAGCTGTACATGTGGATCGTCAGGCTGGCGTTGCGGCGCCCCTATACCTTTGTTGTCTTTTCGATTCTCATGCTGCTTCTTGGAATCGGAACGTGCGTCGAAGCTCCCAAGGATATCTATCCCTACATCGATATTCCAGTTGTGACGATCGTCTGGAGCTACACTGGTCTTCCGCCTGAAGAGATGGAAGGCCGCATCGTTACAGTCTGCGAACGAGCCTTAACAACAACGGTCAACGACATCGAGCACACAGAATCAGAGAGCTTTCAGGGTGTTGCTGTTATCCGGGTTTATTTTCAACCGCGCGTAAAGGTTGAGTTGGCAATGTCGCAAATTACTGCTGTTGTGCAGACTGTTTTGCGGGTTATGCCACCCGGAACATTTCCTCCGAACATCCTCAAATATGATGCATCGAGCGTTCCGATCGTTCAACTGGGACTGTCGGGGCAAGGGCTGACAGAAGAGGACCTCTATGATCTCGGTCTATCGTTTATTCGCCCGCGTTTGGCCAACGTCGAGGGAGCGTCGATCCCGTTGCCATACGGCGGAAAAGTCCGCCAGGTCCAGGTCGATGTGGATCCGAATCAGTTGTATTCGCATCATCTCTCAGCAAGTGATGTTTCGGTCGCCTTCAACCAGCAGAACCTGATTTTGCCTGCAGGTGTTGCCAGAATCGGCGACCGCGAATTCATCGTTAAAACAAATTCATCGCCGCTCGTTGTTTCAGCCTTAAATGATCTTCCAATCCGCAGCAGCAATGGCTCGGTTGTATTGGTCAAAGACGTTGCTCAGGTGAGGCTCGGCTATGCTCCCCAAGTCAACGTGGTCCGAGAAGATGGCAAACGATCTGCCCTGTTAACGGTACTCAAAAACGGTCAGACATCAACGCTCGACATTGTGAAGCATGTAAAGGAAATGCTTCCGCAGGTTAAGGCGGGATTGCCAGGCGGCCTGGAAATTACGCCTCTCTTTGATCAGTCGATCTTCGTCTCGGAATCGATTAATGAAGTTATCCGTGAAGCCTCGATCGCTGCGGCACTCACCGCGTTGATGATCTTGCTCTTCCTGGGTTCCTGGCGTTCCACACTGATCGTATGTATCTCCATCCCGCTCTCAATTGCGACATCCCTGGTCATCCTTTACGCTTCGGGCCAAACGATCAATGTAATGACGTTGGGAGGACTGGCACTCGCAGTCGGTATCCTCGTCGACGACGCAACGGTTGAGATCGAGAATACTCATCGCAACATGACGGAGAACAAGCCATTAATTCGAGCTATTCTCGACAGCGCGGAACAGGTGGCTTCGCCAGCCTTTGTGTCAACGCTATCGATCTGTATGGTCTTCACTCCAGTCGTCTTGTTGAGTGGCGCGGCAAAGTATCTCTTCACGCCACTGGCACTAGCTGTGGTCTTCGCTATGCTGGCCTCCTACTTCCTCTCTCGAACTCTAGTTCCGACCATGATGCACTTCCTGCTTGGGAGCGAGCTTGAGCTCTATCAAGATAAGGACAAGGCAAAAGAAGAAGAAAAGAAAAACTGGATCTGGCGATGGCACTCAAAGTTTGACCGTTGGTTTGAGAGAAGGCGTGAAAGCTATAAGCATGCACTGGAATGGACACTCGAAAACCGGGGGCTAACAATTGCGATCTTTGGTGGCTTCGTATTGCTTTCGCTGCCTCTTGTGTTTTTGATCGGGACCGATTTTTTTCCGTACGTAGATTCAGGACAGATGCGCCTTCATGTTTATCCCCCACAGGGGATGCGTCCGGAGGACTCTGAACAGTATTTCGCGAAGATAGAGAAAGAGATTCGACAGGTCATACCGCCCGGTGAGGTCAAACTCATTCTTGACAATATTGGTTTGCCAAATGGTGGTTTTAATCTCGCTTTCTCTGACAGTTCCGTTACGTCGGATTCTGACGGCGATATCCTGATCGCTCTCAATCCCGGCAAGCGAAACACTCAACTCTACATGCGACAGTTGCGCTTGGATTTACAAGCAAAGTTTCCCGACGGAGTATTCTTTTTCACGCCTGCGAATATCACGAACCAGATCCTTGACTTCGGACTACCTGCTCCGATCGACCTGCAACTCTCCGGTCGAGGCAAGAATAATTATGAAATTGCGCAGAAGCTATTGAAGCAAGTGAAAGCCATTCCTGGCGTTGCCGATGCTCACATTCATCAACAAATCGCGTTGCCCACACTCGATGTGAATGTGGACAGGCTCAAAGCAAGCCTCATCGGAGTTACACAGCAAGACGTGACTCAAAGTATGCTGGTCTCGTTAACAGGTACTGGACAAACAGCGCCGAACGAATGGCTCAATCCGCAGAACGGCGTCAACTATCAGGTTGTAGTGCAGACGCCTCAATACCGTATTGACTCGTTGCAGGCGCTAGCTCGTACGCCGATTACTTCGCCCACAGGGCACTCAAGCCAACTACTCGGCAACCTCGCTGACTTTCAGCGTGATGTCAGTCCCGTTTCAATTGGACACTACAATATCCAACCGATCTATGACGTTTATGCTTCGACGGATCAACGTGATCTGGGTGGAGTCGCGAGTGATATCCGCAAAATCATGGATAAGGCCAAGGGGGATTTACCTGTGGGCAGCACTCTCGCCCTACGTGGCGAGGTAAAGACGATGAGCGAATCGTTCACTCGCCTCGGTATCGGTATCATCTTCGCGATCATCCTTGTCTATTTGCTCATGACAGTGAACTTTCAAAGCTGGCTTGACCCGCTGATCATCTTGATGGCTTTGCCCGTCGCTCTTGGGGGCGCACTTTGGATGCTGTTTCTCACAGGTACAACTCTTAATGTTCCTTCGTTGATGGGAACTATCATGACCATCGGCGTCGCAACCGCAAACAGCATCCTTGTAGTTGTCTTCGCAAACGATGAGAGGGCAGCGGATAAAGATAGCGTTGAAGCTGCATTGAACGCGGGATTTACGCGACTGCGCCCCGTTTGCATGACGGCCCTTGCAATGATTATCGGCATGCTTCCCATGGCTCTCGCGTTCGGTGAGGGGGGTGAGCAAAACGCGCCTCTGGGCCGTGCGGTGATCGGCGGCCTCCTGTTGGCAACGCTTGGAACGCTCTTCGTTGTACCGGTCATGTATTCCTGGCTTCGCACTGCAGCGCCCAAGAACTTCGACGAAGAAGTCGATAACGCCTACGACGACGAGAAGGACAAAAAGGCAGCCAAGGGCAGTCGTAAAGATCAGCAGGGGGGCGAGCCGCAAACGGCTTGAAAAATCCATGAGCGAAGAGCGTAAAGAAAAAACTTATCCTGAAGATGAGCGACTGAGGCAATTTCAGGAAGACCCAGATCGACGGATGACTCGCGCAGAGTGGGAGCGGGAAGAATCGCATGCTCGGCAGGCGGCGCATCAACGTCATGAACGGGCAAAGCGCGAAAAGGAGCCTGATCACGAATCGGTTCACGCTAGTAAAAAGGCCACTGGGCACAAAAAGAAGCCTCTTGATAAGCGAAAGGCGGCTCTGTGGATTGGCGGCGGACTCCTGGTGTTGCTGATCATCTTTTTGGTGGGTTTTCTGCCCAGGCACAATGAAGAGAAAAAGGCTGCCGAAGCCGCGAAGAAGCGAGAAACAGAAGAACCGGAAGTGGAGGTTGTTCAGGTTAAGCGGTCTCATAAGACAGGCGAGCTAACGGTTCCTGGAACCACCGCTGCTCTTGTCGAGGCCTATGTCTATGCTCGCGCTAATGGCTATCTGAAAAAGCGATACGTCGATATCGGCGACCATGTGAAAAAAGGTCAATTGCTAGCCCTCATCGATGCCCCTGATCTTGATCAACAGGTGGAGCAAGCTCACCAGCAGTTGAATCAGGCAGAGGCGCAATTATCGCAACAGCAGGCTCAGTTGGCCTTGAACAAGGTTACCTGGGATCGATGGCGTGTATTGGTGGCGAAAGGTGTGTTCTCGCGTCAGGATGGGGATCAGCGTGAAGCACAGTATGAAACGCAGCGCGCTCTCGTGGCCTCGGCAGATCGTAACGTTGAAAGCTTTCGAGCAAATCTCAACAGGGTCATTGCATTGCAGAGCTATGAACGCGTCACCGCTCCATTTGACGGCGTTATTACCCAGCGCAATACCGATATAGGAGCTCTGGTTGGAAGTGCAGGCGCTGCATCTGGTCCGCCGATGGTTTCACCGGACACTCCAAGTTCGGGTTCAGCCAATGTGGGCTCAGGTAATACCAGTGGTAGTTCGGGTACGCCCAACCAGTTAGGATCGCCATCCACGGGTCTGGCCCAGGGCGGCGCTCTGTTTGCTCTAGCACAATTCAACACGCTACGAATTCTGGTGTCAGTTCCCGAGAGCTATGCCAATAGCATTCATCAGGGAATGCATGCTCAGGTATACACGCAGGAACGAGTGGGCAAGCCCATCCCAGCGTTGGTGACTCGAACCGCGAACGCCATCGATCAGAATTCCAGAACTATGCTTGTGGAAGTCGATATCAACAACAAGACTGGCAGCCTTTACCCCGGCATCTACAGCATTGTCACTTTCGTTCAGGTCCGAGGTATACCTCCCATCACAATTCCAGGGGACGCCGTAGTTGTCCGCAACGACCGAACTACTGTCGCCGTCGTACGTGATAACAAAGTGAGTCTTGTACCCGTCGAGATCGGTCGAGACTACGGTCCTGCGATTGAGATTCTCAGTGGATTGCACGAAGGCGATTGGGTGGTCTCCACGGTTACGGATAGTGTCCAACCTGGAATCAAAGTCCGTAGCCGTCCAAATGAAGAGGTTGCGAAGCAGGCGTCTGGTTCTGAAGATGACTCGAATGGAACGCCTGATTTCGGCCCTTCGCAATATGGAGATCAGTCCGTGGTGAACTCTAAATCTGAAAGCACGAATCAGACGGGAAAGCCAGGCCAGAAGAAAGGCGGAGATCAGCAGAAGTCAGGTGGCAAGCAAAAAGGTAGCGACAAGAAGGATGCTTCCAAATGACCCGTTCCTTTGAGCGAACCATTGCGATAGGCTTGATCTGTATAGCCGGTGGTGCGTCCGCGCACACGACGCCTTCGGCGGCCCAGCAAACAAGTCCACAGCCTCCGCCTTTTACGGTGCCCAATCCTCCAACGCCCGCAGCATCCGACGCCCCGGGCCAGCAGAGTGTTCCTGCTGAGCGACGACCCAATGTCTCACCAGATGCCCCGTTGCCGCAACCGGATAAAACAAGCATAGATCTTCGCTCCATCCGACCTCTCGCAGCTCAGCCGTCGGAACAGCCCGCTGCATCCGGTTTCATCAAAGCTGTAGGCAATTCAAGCGTGCGTCCGCAACACCTCGGAGTTTCTGCCTTTGATACAAACGTCTTCAATTTCATTGCTCCGTATCACGTGGCGCGTGTTTCAGGATTCAATGAGAGTTCGCAAGCTCGTCTCGATTCGTTTGTACGGGACGGGAAACTGTACTTGTCGCTTCATGACGCGATCGCGCTGGCGATAGCCAACAATCTGGATGTGGAGATCGAACGCTACAATGTTCTGTCGGCAGACTACGATTTGCTCCGCGCCCAAGGTGGCGGAAATCTGCGCGGGATTGATTTCGGCATTCAACAGACTGCACCCGGTGTGGGAACCGCGACAAGTCCGCTAACTATTACAGCTACAAGCGGAATCGGTTCGTCCACCAATGCGACGGTTACAGATCTCTCGCAAGTCACGCAAACCGGCAGTTCCATGCAACAGTCTCTTGCGGAGAATGGCACATCAAATTTTTCCTCTGGACCGGCTGTGCCGATCTTTGATCCGACGCTTTTTGCGGAAGCAGGCTATTTCCGCAGGTCCGATACGACCTCTCTGGAGAGCGCTTCGTCCACGGATTCGAGCAGCGGTTTTTCCACCTCAACGCCCCCGGCTGATTTTATTTCAATGGGTGTTGACCTCCAAAAGGGCTTCTCTACTGGCGGGCAGCTCGAGATCTACGTTGATAACGCGTCTCAGGTTCTCTATGCGAACTCATCGCAGCTTGATCCATTTCACGTGCCGAGTAGTTCAGCCACTTTCAGCCAGCCATTGCTGAGAGGGGCCGGTACTGGCATCAATCTCCGCTTCATCCACATCGCGAAGATCAACAAAAAGGTATCGAATCTCCTGTTTGAGCAGCAGTTGCTGGAGACTGTCTATGGCATTTCTCGCCTCTATTACGACCTGGTATCTCTCGGTGAAAATTTTGGCGTAAAAGAGGAATCTCTAGCTGCTGCGCAGAAGCTCTTTGACGACGATCAGAATCAAGTAAATGAGGGAACATTGGCTCCGATCGAGCTGACTCGGGCTCGCGCCCTTCTTTCATCCAGCAGGCTTGATGTGATTCAGGCAGAGGGAGAGTACCGTCAACAAGAGGTCATCCTGAAAGAACAGATGCAGAGAAAGCTTGGTGATACGAGCGCTTCCTTCTCGACTATCGTCCCTATTGATCGCATCGTGGTTCCTGATCAATTGCAAGCCGTGAATG
Coding sequences within:
- a CDS encoding efflux RND transporter permease subunit, with protein sequence MWIVRLALRRPYTFVVFSILMLLLGIGTCVEAPKDIYPYIDIPVVTIVWSYTGLPPEEMEGRIVTVCERALTTTVNDIEHTESESFQGVAVIRVYFQPRVKVELAMSQITAVVQTVLRVMPPGTFPPNILKYDASSVPIVQLGLSGQGLTEEDLYDLGLSFIRPRLANVEGASIPLPYGGKVRQVQVDVDPNQLYSHHLSASDVSVAFNQQNLILPAGVARIGDREFIVKTNSSPLVVSALNDLPIRSSNGSVVLVKDVAQVRLGYAPQVNVVREDGKRSALLTVLKNGQTSTLDIVKHVKEMLPQVKAGLPGGLEITPLFDQSIFVSESINEVIREASIAAALTALMILLFLGSWRSTLIVCISIPLSIATSLVILYASGQTINVMTLGGLALAVGILVDDATVEIENTHRNMTENKPLIRAILDSAEQVASPAFVSTLSICMVFTPVVLLSGAAKYLFTPLALAVVFAMLASYFLSRTLVPTMMHFLLGSELELYQDKDKAKEEEKKNWIWRWHSKFDRWFERRRESYKHALEWTLENRGLTIAIFGGFVLLSLPLVFLIGTDFFPYVDSGQMRLHVYPPQGMRPEDSEQYFAKIEKEIRQVIPPGEVKLILDNIGLPNGGFNLAFSDSSVTSDSDGDILIALNPGKRNTQLYMRQLRLDLQAKFPDGVFFFTPANITNQILDFGLPAPIDLQLSGRGKNNYEIAQKLLKQVKAIPGVADAHIHQQIALPTLDVNVDRLKASLIGVTQQDVTQSMLVSLTGTGQTAPNEWLNPQNGVNYQVVVQTPQYRIDSLQALARTPITSPTGHSSQLLGNLADFQRDVSPVSIGHYNIQPIYDVYASTDQRDLGGVASDIRKIMDKAKGDLPVGSTLALRGEVKTMSESFTRLGIGIIFAIILVYLLMTVNFQSWLDPLIILMALPVALGGALWMLFLTGTTLNVPSLMGTIMTIGVATANSILVVVFANDERAADKDSVEAALNAGFTRLRPVCMTALAMIIGMLPMALAFGEGGEQNAPLGRAVIGGLLLATLGTLFVVPVMYSWLRTAAPKNFDEEVDNAYDDEKDKKAAKGSRKDQQGGEPQTA
- a CDS encoding efflux RND transporter periplasmic adaptor subunit: MSEERKEKTYPEDERLRQFQEDPDRRMTRAEWEREESHARQAAHQRHERAKREKEPDHESVHASKKATGHKKKPLDKRKAALWIGGGLLVLLIIFLVGFLPRHNEEKKAAEAAKKRETEEPEVEVVQVKRSHKTGELTVPGTTAALVEAYVYARANGYLKKRYVDIGDHVKKGQLLALIDAPDLDQQVEQAHQQLNQAEAQLSQQQAQLALNKVTWDRWRVLVAKGVFSRQDGDQREAQYETQRALVASADRNVESFRANLNRVIALQSYERVTAPFDGVITQRNTDIGALVGSAGAASGPPMVSPDTPSSGSANVGSGNTSGSSGTPNQLGSPSTGLAQGGALFALAQFNTLRILVSVPESYANSIHQGMHAQVYTQERVGKPIPALVTRTANAIDQNSRTMLVEVDINNKTGSLYPGIYSIVTFVQVRGIPPITIPGDAVVVRNDRTTVAVVRDNKVSLVPVEIGRDYGPAIEILSGLHEGDWVVSTVTDSVQPGIKVRSRPNEEVAKQASGSEDDSNGTPDFGPSQYGDQSVVNSKSESTNQTGKPGQKKGGDQQKSGGKQKGSDKKDASK
- a CDS encoding TolC family protein — its product is MTRSFERTIAIGLICIAGGASAHTTPSAAQQTSPQPPPFTVPNPPTPAASDAPGQQSVPAERRPNVSPDAPLPQPDKTSIDLRSIRPLAAQPSEQPAASGFIKAVGNSSVRPQHLGVSAFDTNVFNFIAPYHVARVSGFNESSQARLDSFVRDGKLYLSLHDAIALAIANNLDVEIERYNVLSADYDLLRAQGGGNLRGIDFGIQQTAPGVGTATSPLTITATSGIGSSTNATVTDLSQVTQTGSSMQQSLAENGTSNFSSGPAVPIFDPTLFAEAGYFRRSDTTSLESASSTDSSSGFSTSTPPADFISMGVDLQKGFSTGGQLEIYVDNASQVLYANSSQLDPFHVPSSSATFSQPLLRGAGTGINLRFIHIAKINKKVSNLLFEQQLLETVYGISRLYYDLVSLGENFGVKEESLAAAQKLFDDDQNQVNEGTLAPIELTRARALLSSSRLDVIQAEGEYRQQEVILKEQMQRKLGDTSASFSTIVPIDRIVVPDQLQAVNVSSAIEDALSNRPDLAQATLQVEADEDYLKGSRNAVKPLVNAYANVQTRGSTLVPPEVLGSAGTGAATLPAELTQGGLKLSTIYQAGVQVTLPLRNRIAQADAARDAIQLKQAQGRTEKLANDIRQQIENSATALESAQQTYAAAVESVNYQQQLLQAEIDKFSVGESTNYMIIQDQAYLAQARSTEVAARSNWMKARLSLDRALGDLLQKSGITFDEALRNAAH